CGAGACGAAGCCTCCCGCCGCTGCGCGAAAACACGCCAGCGGCAACGTGGCTGGCGCCACAATCGAGGACTGCTACGCGCGAGGAGCGCATCGGGTTCAGCGCCGAGTGTTCCGCTGCGTTTCGGAGCGGCAAGGCTAGAGTGCGTGGCAAGGCGACAATCTGGTTGCGCGGGCGGCGCGCGGGCGATGAGGTTCGCCCGATGAGTGCCACCGCCCTGCCCTACAAGATCAGCGTGCTCGTGTTTCTCGAGAACCGCGCCGGCGAGTTGCTGCTCATGCTGCGCGCGAAGCAGCCGAACCTCGGCGTGTGGTCGCCGATCGGTGGCAAGCTCGAGATGGCGACCGGCGAGTCGCCGTTCCAGTGCGCGGTGCGCGAGATCGAGGAGGAGGTCGGCCTGAAAGTGCGCGACCGCGATCTGCACCTCTTCGCGATGATCGCGGAGAAAGCCTATCAAGGCCACAACCACTGGCTGATGTTTTTGTTCAACTGCAAGCTGCCGCTCGAAGCGCTGCCGCCGGACATCACCGAGGGCAAATTCGCCTTCTGGACGCGCGAGCAGATCAAGACGCTCGAGATTCCGGAGACCGACGCGAAGGCGCTGTGGCCGATCTACGATCAGTATCGCCACACCTTCGTTTCGCTGCGCGCGGACTGTTCGGTGTCGCCGATTGCGATCACGGTTGAGCAGATTACCGGCGCTCGCTGAGGGCGCGGCTCGCGCCTCGCGGTGCGTCGAGCCTCGTCCGTCGATCCCCGGTGCGCGCGAGGTTGAGGCTCGGCGTGTAATAAGCTGCCGCGCCCGAAGTTTCGCTTGTGTTTCTGCGCGCATCCCCAACTTAGGACCTTGGCGTCCGAAAATCATTTCAAACTCGAACTAATTGTGAGCAAGAAAGCCACCACACCCAAGAAGCCCGACGAGGGCGCACCCGCCTACAACTCCCGCCAAGCTCCGGTGAACGCGAAGCTCGGTCAGGATGAGTTGCTCAAGTTCTACCGCGACATGGTTCGCATCCGCCGCTTCGAGGAGCGCTGCCTGCGCTCCTATCAGCAGGGCAAGATCGGCGGTTTCCTTCACCTCTACATCGGCCAGGAGTCGATCGCCGTCGGCTGCGCCTCGGTGATGGCGAAGGATGACCATATCATCACCGCCTATCGTGACCACGGTCACGCGCTGGCCGTCGGCATGGGCATGAACGAGTGCATGGCCGAGAACTACGGCAAAGTCACCGGCTGCTCGCAGGGCAAAGGCGGTTCGATGCACTACTTCGACCCGACGCGCAATTTCTGGGGCGGCCACGGCATCGTCGGCGGGCAGATCCCGCTCGGCACCGGCCTGGCCTTCGCGCTGAAATACAAGGGCCGCAAGGGCGCCGCGATGGCGTTCATGGGCGACGGCGCGGTCAACCAAGGCGCGGTCCACGAAGCCTACAACCTCGCCGCGCTCTGGAATCTCCCGGTGATCTTCGTCGTCGAGAACAACGGTTACTCGATGGGCACGAGCCAGGCGCGTTCGTCCGCCGGCCCGTCGCTCGCGCAGCGCGCCGAGGCCTACGGGATGAATTGGGAAATTTCCGAGAACGGCCACGACGTCCTCGAAATCCGCGACAAGTTCGCCCGCCTGCTCAAGCTCGCCCACGACGAGTCGAAGCCGAGCGTGCTCGAGATCCGCACCTATCGTTACCGCGGCCACTCCGTCGCGGACCCGGACACCACTTACCGCGAGAAGAAGGAAATCGAGGAATACAAGGCGACCAAGGACCCGCTCATGACCTACGAGCGCACGCTTGTGGCCGAAGGCGTCCTGAATGACGTGCTCATCCGCCAGATCGACGAAGCCGCCCGCGCCGAGGCCGAGACCTCCGCGCAATTCGCCGAGCAGAGCCCCTTCCCCACCGTCGAGGACATCAAGAAGCACGTGTATTGGGAGGCGGACAATCCCGCCGACCGCAAATCCGTCGGCAGCCTGTTCTTCGACTGAGCCGCCGCGAGTCCGCCGCTCTCAACTCTCATCTTTCAACTCTCAACTTTTCCGCAGCAATGCCAGTTATCACTTACCGCGAAGCCCTCCGCCACGCCATGAGCGAGGAAATCGAGCGCGACGAGAACGTCGTGCTCATGGGCGAGGAAGTCGGCCAGTTCAACGGCGCCTACAAGGTCTCCGAAGGCATGTTGGCCAAATACGGCCCGAAACGCGTCATCGACACGCCGATCTCCGAAGCCGGATTCATCGGCATGGGCGTCGGCGCCGCCATGCTCGGCATGCGCCCGATCATGGAGCTGATGTTCTTCAGCTTCTATTCGGTCGCCTTCGACCAAATCTTCAACAACGCCGCCAA
This window of the Candidatus Didemnitutus sp. genome carries:
- a CDS encoding NUDIX hydrolase, with amino-acid sequence MSATALPYKISVLVFLENRAGELLLMLRAKQPNLGVWSPIGGKLEMATGESPFQCAVREIEEEVGLKVRDRDLHLFAMIAEKAYQGHNHWLMFLFNCKLPLEALPPDITEGKFAFWTREQIKTLEIPETDAKALWPIYDQYRHTFVSLRADCSVSPIAITVEQITGAR
- the pdhA gene encoding pyruvate dehydrogenase (acetyl-transferring) E1 component subunit alpha, with translation MSKKATTPKKPDEGAPAYNSRQAPVNAKLGQDELLKFYRDMVRIRRFEERCLRSYQQGKIGGFLHLYIGQESIAVGCASVMAKDDHIITAYRDHGHALAVGMGMNECMAENYGKVTGCSQGKGGSMHYFDPTRNFWGGHGIVGGQIPLGTGLAFALKYKGRKGAAMAFMGDGAVNQGAVHEAYNLAALWNLPVIFVVENNGYSMGTSQARSSAGPSLAQRAEAYGMNWEISENGHDVLEIRDKFARLLKLAHDESKPSVLEIRTYRYRGHSVADPDTTYREKKEIEEYKATKDPLMTYERTLVAEGVLNDVLIRQIDEAARAEAETSAQFAEQSPFPTVEDIKKHVYWEADNPADRKSVGSLFFD